From Endozoicomonas sp. 8E, the proteins below share one genomic window:
- a CDS encoding restriction endonuclease subunit S, giving the protein MDFIEKLLDGVEVEWKTLGWVGDVRMCKRILKNQTSDSGDIPFFKIGTFGKKPNSYISRKIFEEYRAKYNYPKVGEVLISASGTIGRAVIFDGSDAYFQDSNIVWIENDESKVLNKYLYYFYQIANWHVSDGGVIKRLYNDNIKKTPILIPYPNDPDLSLAQQAKTITILDKFTELTTELTTELTTELTARKKQYNYYRDQLLSFDDGQVEWKSLDNVCSSISAGGDVPKNCAKGQTQPTAEFPYPVFANATEEKALYGYTEGYKIDSDAVTISARGAKVGYHTVRKAKFTPIIRLIVLVPDKAVILTKYLNYILDMTPIGGDKGGIPQLTVPTVKKIIIPIPYANDPKKSLAEQERIVAILDKFDALTNSITEGLPREIELRQKQYEYYRDLLLSFPKPEERAA; this is encoded by the coding sequence ATGGATTTTATAGAAAAGTTGTTGGATGGGGTTGAGGTTGAGTGGAAGACATTGGGGTGGGTTGGTGATGTTCGCATGTGCAAACGTATTCTAAAAAACCAAACTTCAGACTCAGGCGACATTCCATTTTTTAAAATAGGTACTTTTGGAAAAAAACCAAACTCATATATCTCACGTAAAATCTTTGAAGAGTACAGGGCGAAGTACAACTACCCTAAAGTTGGCGAGGTTCTCATCTCTGCAAGTGGAACCATTGGGAGAGCTGTTATCTTTGATGGTAGCGATGCTTATTTCCAAGATAGCAATATTGTTTGGATTGAGAATGATGAAAGCAAAGTACTAAATAAGTATCTCTACTACTTCTATCAGATTGCAAACTGGCATGTTTCAGATGGCGGTGTGATCAAGCGACTTTATAACGATAACATCAAAAAAACACCAATTCTGATTCCGTATCCAAACGATCCAGACCTGTCACTTGCTCAACAAGCTAAAACTATCACCATATTGGACAAATTCACCGAGTTGACCACCGAGTTGACCACCGAGTTGACCACCGAGCTTACCGCACGAAAAAAACAATACAACTACTATCGTGATCAGTTGTTGAGTTTTGATGATGGGCAGGTTGAGTGGAAGTCGCTGGATAATGTCTGTTCCTCAATTTCTGCTGGTGGTGATGTACCTAAAAACTGTGCAAAAGGTCAAACCCAGCCAACTGCGGAATTCCCATATCCGGTTTTTGCAAATGCGACTGAAGAAAAGGCACTCTACGGTTACACAGAAGGATACAAAATTGACAGCGATGCTGTGACGATTTCAGCAAGGGGCGCAAAGGTTGGTTATCACACAGTTAGAAAAGCAAAATTCACCCCTATCATCCGTTTGATTGTTTTGGTACCTGACAAGGCCGTCATTCTAACCAAATATTTGAATTACATATTAGATATGACTCCAATTGGTGGTGATAAAGGTGGAATACCTCAACTTACGGTTCCAACAGTCAAAAAAATCATAATACCGATCCCGTACGCAAACGACCCGAAAAAATCCCTTGCAGAGCAGGAGCGAATCGTTGCCATACTGGACAAATTCGACGCCCTGACAAACTCCATCACCGAAGGCTTACCCCGAGAAATTGAGCTGCGCCAAAAGCAATACGAGTACTACCGTGACCTGCTGCTAAGCTTCCCAAAGCCAGAAGAGAGGGCAGCCTGA
- the fic gene encoding protein adenylyltransferase Fic, which yields MTLANKLNITDQIELAKAEEKLSKQKAKQLFDSGDINKAEVGTFSGLAYLHAYLFGDIYDFADLIREVNIAKGNFRFAPLMYLQTSLDNIDKMSQNNFDEIIEKYVEMNIAHPFREGNGRATRIWLDLILKAEIRQVIDWNRVDKEEYFSAMQRSVVKDIEIKHLLRQALTDHIDDRDLYLKGIDASYFYEGYSEFWTGEL from the coding sequence ATGACTCTGGCCAATAAATTAAACATCACCGACCAAATAGAACTGGCCAAAGCAGAAGAAAAGCTCAGCAAGCAAAAAGCCAAACAGCTCTTTGATTCCGGTGATATCAACAAAGCAGAGGTTGGTACGTTTTCTGGTCTGGCCTACCTCCATGCCTACCTTTTTGGTGATATTTATGATTTTGCCGACCTTATCCGCGAAGTGAATATTGCCAAAGGAAATTTTCGTTTTGCGCCCCTGATGTACCTGCAAACCTCGTTAGACAATATCGACAAAATGTCCCAAAACAACTTTGATGAGATCATCGAAAAATACGTGGAGATGAATATCGCCCACCCCTTCCGTGAGGGCAATGGCCGGGCCACCCGCATCTGGCTGGATCTGATACTCAAAGCCGAAATCCGGCAGGTCATCGACTGGAACCGGGTAGACAAAGAAGAGTACTTCTCTGCCATGCAACGCAGTGTCGTCAAAGATATCGAGATCAAACACCTGCTTAGGCAGGCCTTAACCGATCATATAGACGACCGTGACCTGTATTTAAAAGGCATTGATGCCAGCTATTTTTACGAAGGTTATAGTGAATTCTGGACTGGGGAGCTGTAG
- a CDS encoding type I restriction-modification system subunit M — MTSAQQRAELQRQIWQIANDVRGSVDGWDFKQYVLGTLFYRFISENFTNYITGGDDSVNYAAMDDGDENIAATREDAIKTKGYFIYPSELFVNVAANASKNNNLNTELADIFKSIECSANGYPSEADIKGLFADFDTTSNRLGNTVKDKNSRLAAVLKGVAELDFGDFEDNHIDLFGDAYEFLISNYAANAGKSGGEFFTPQSVSKLIAQLAMHKQTRVNKIYDPAAGSGSLLLQAKKHFDAHIIEEGFFGQEINHTTFNLARMNMFLHNINYDKFNIELGNTLTDPHFGDDEPFDAIVSNPPYSVKWIGSGDPTLINDDRFAPAGVLAPKSKADFAFVMHALNYLSGRGRAAIVCFPGIFYRSGAEKKIRQYLVDNNYVETVISLASNLFYGTTIAVNILILSKHKTETTTQFIDASGEDFFKKETNNNVLTDQHIQQIMAIFDSKDDVEHVAKSVSLETIADNDYNLSVSSYVEARDTREKVDITQLNAELKTTVGRIDQLRSEIDAIVAEIEG, encoded by the coding sequence ATGACCAGTGCCCAACAACGCGCCGAGCTACAGCGCCAGATCTGGCAGATTGCCAATGATGTGCGTGGCTCAGTAGACGGCTGGGACTTTAAACAGTACGTCCTTGGTACTCTTTTCTACCGCTTTATCAGTGAGAACTTCACCAACTACATCACGGGCGGTGATGACAGCGTCAATTATGCGGCCATGGATGATGGCGATGAAAACATTGCCGCAACCAGAGAAGATGCCATCAAAACCAAAGGGTATTTTATCTACCCCAGTGAACTGTTTGTGAACGTGGCGGCCAATGCCAGTAAAAACAATAACCTTAATACCGAGCTGGCTGACATATTCAAGTCGATTGAATGTTCAGCCAACGGTTACCCGTCAGAAGCGGATATCAAAGGCCTGTTTGCCGACTTCGACACCACCAGCAACCGTCTGGGCAACACGGTAAAAGATAAAAACAGCCGACTGGCTGCTGTGCTCAAAGGCGTTGCAGAGCTGGACTTCGGCGATTTTGAGGACAACCATATTGACCTGTTCGGCGATGCTTACGAGTTTCTGATCTCCAACTACGCCGCCAATGCCGGCAAGTCTGGTGGGGAGTTTTTTACTCCGCAAAGTGTGTCCAAACTGATCGCCCAGCTGGCCATGCACAAACAGACCCGTGTCAATAAAATCTATGACCCGGCAGCCGGTTCTGGCTCATTGTTGCTACAGGCAAAAAAGCACTTTGATGCCCATATTATTGAAGAAGGTTTTTTTGGTCAGGAGATCAACCACACCACCTTCAACCTGGCTCGTATGAACATGTTTTTGCATAACATTAACTACGACAAATTTAATATCGAGCTGGGCAACACCCTGACGGATCCGCACTTTGGTGATGACGAACCTTTTGATGCCATCGTCTCCAACCCACCTTACTCCGTGAAGTGGATCGGTTCCGGTGATCCGACCCTGATTAATGATGACCGCTTTGCCCCCGCCGGTGTGCTGGCGCCCAAATCCAAAGCGGATTTTGCCTTTGTCATGCACGCACTCAACTACCTTTCCGGCAGAGGCCGGGCAGCCATTGTCTGCTTCCCCGGCATTTTTTACCGCAGTGGGGCGGAAAAGAAAATCCGCCAGTATCTTGTGGATAACAACTATGTCGAAACAGTGATTTCGTTAGCCTCCAACCTCTTCTATGGTACGACGATTGCCGTCAATATCCTGATACTCTCCAAGCACAAAACCGAAACCACCACCCAGTTTATTGATGCCAGCGGTGAGGACTTCTTTAAAAAAGAGACCAATAACAATGTGCTGACGGATCAGCATATCCAGCAGATTATGGCGATCTTCGACAGCAAGGACGATGTCGAGCATGTCGCAAAGTCGGTCAGCCTTGAGACAATCGCTGACAATGACTACAACCTGTCGGTCAGCAGTTATGTGGAAGCCAGGGATACCCGGGAGAAGGTTGATATTACTCAGCTGAATGCTGAGTTGAAAACCACGGTTGGCAGGATAGATCAGCTACGCTCGGAGATTGATGCCATTGTGGCTGAGATAGAAGGTTGA